A window of the Polaribacter sp. HaHaR_3_91 genome harbors these coding sequences:
- a CDS encoding ankyrin repeat domain-containing protein encodes MKKIILPLLLCLFAFGSINATTPETLSLKKVVTIKPHYNVSAFLKLIRMGNYEAVKALIERGENINKKSNGLTPLMYAARYNKAEIVKLLIDNGAKLRVKSTRGNMTALDMAKRSKAFDAVKVIKESL; translated from the coding sequence ATGAAAAAAATAATATTACCATTATTACTTTGTCTTTTTGCATTTGGATCTATAAATGCAACGACTCCAGAAACCTTGAGTCTTAAGAAAGTAGTAACGATTAAACCGCATTATAATGTTAGTGCTTTTTTAAAGCTGATACGAATGGGGAATTATGAAGCCGTAAAAGCTTTAATAGAAAGAGGAGAAAATATAAACAAAAAATCAAATGGTTTAACACCATTAATGTATGCTGCAAGGTATAATAAAGCTGAAATTGTAAAACTTTTAATTGATAATGGCGCTAAATTAAGAGTAAAATCTACCAGAGGAAATATGACTGCCTTAGATATGGCAAAAAGATCTAAAGCTTTTGATGCCGTTAAAGTTATAAAAGAATCACTTTAG